A single genomic interval of Spirosoma taeanense harbors:
- a CDS encoding aldehyde dehydrogenase family protein: MQTVESPSKVLPRPMFKTQYENYIGGKWVAPVDGEYFANHSPMDDSLIARVPRSKAADIDLALDAAHKAFPAWSRTSATERSNMLLKIADVIEQNLEFLARVETVENGKAVRETMAADLPLVVDHFRYFAGVIRAEEGSMTELDKDTVSLIVKEPIGVVGQIIPWNFPLLMATWKLAPALAAGCCVVMKPAEQTPTSILVLMELLEGLIPPGVVNIVNGFGPEAGKPLAQSKRVAKVAFTGETTTGRLIMQYASENLIPVTMELGGKSPNVFMESIADADDEFFDKCVEGAVMFALNQGEICTCPSRLLIHERAYDRFIERVIERTKAIKMGHPLDPDTMMGAQASNDQFEKILSYIDIGRKEGAEVLTGGNKAKVDGLESGYYIEPTIFKGNNRMRVFQEEIFGPVVSVATFSDADEAVAMANDTLYGLGAGVWTRDAHELYQIPRQIQAGRVWVNCYHNYPAHAPFGGYKKSGFGRENHHMMLNHYRQSKNLLISYSKSKLGFF, from the coding sequence ATGCAAACTGTAGAATCGCCGAGCAAGGTTTTACCCCGGCCGATGTTCAAAACGCAGTATGAGAACTATATCGGCGGAAAATGGGTCGCGCCGGTGGATGGCGAGTACTTTGCCAACCACTCACCTATGGACGATAGTCTGATTGCACGGGTGCCCCGCTCCAAAGCCGCCGACATTGACCTGGCGCTGGATGCTGCCCACAAGGCGTTTCCAGCCTGGTCACGCACGTCGGCCACCGAGCGCAGCAATATGCTCCTGAAAATTGCCGATGTCATTGAGCAGAATCTGGAGTTCCTGGCCCGCGTCGAAACGGTTGAAAACGGGAAAGCGGTACGCGAAACCATGGCCGCCGACCTGCCGCTGGTCGTTGATCATTTCCGCTACTTTGCGGGCGTAATACGGGCCGAAGAAGGCAGCATGACGGAGCTGGACAAGGACACCGTTTCGCTGATTGTGAAAGAACCCATTGGCGTTGTCGGACAAATCATTCCCTGGAACTTCCCCCTGCTGATGGCAACCTGGAAGCTGGCTCCGGCGCTGGCGGCTGGCTGCTGCGTGGTCATGAAACCCGCCGAACAAACGCCTACGTCTATTCTGGTCCTGATGGAACTGCTGGAAGGTCTGATTCCGCCGGGGGTTGTCAACATTGTGAACGGCTTCGGGCCGGAAGCGGGCAAGCCCCTGGCGCAGAGTAAACGGGTCGCGAAAGTGGCCTTTACGGGCGAGACCACAACGGGTCGCCTGATTATGCAGTATGCCTCCGAAAACCTGATTCCGGTTACCATGGAACTCGGGGGTAAATCGCCGAACGTCTTTATGGAATCCATCGCTGATGCCGACGATGAGTTCTTCGATAAATGCGTGGAAGGTGCGGTGATGTTTGCCTTGAACCAGGGCGAAATCTGTACCTGTCCTTCGCGGCTGCTGATTCATGAGCGGGCTTACGACCGGTTTATTGAGCGCGTGATTGAACGCACGAAAGCCATCAAAATGGGCCACCCGCTCGATCCCGACACGATGATGGGCGCACAGGCTTCCAACGATCAGTTCGAAAAAATCCTGTCGTATATCGACATTGGCCGCAAAGAAGGCGCTGAAGTGCTGACGGGCGGCAACAAAGCTAAAGTTGATGGACTGGAAAGCGGCTACTACATCGAGCCGACCATCTTCAAAGGCAACAACAGGATGCGGGTATTCCAGGAAGAAATCTTCGGGCCGGTGGTATCGGTCGCTACGTTCTCGGATGCCGACGAAGCGGTGGCGATGGCTAATGATACGCTCTACGGTTTGGGGGCGGGCGTCTGGACCCGCGACGCCCATGAACTGTACCAGATTCCGCGTCAGATTCAGGCGGGACGCGTGTGGGTCAACTGCTATCACAATTATCCGGCGCACGCCCCGTTCGGCGGTTATAAAAAGTCGGGTTTCGGGCGGGAAAACCACCATATGATGCTGAACCACTATCGCCAGAGCAAGAACCTGCTGATCTCCTACAGCAAAAGCAAGCTGGGCTTCTTTTAA
- a CDS encoding DUF779 domain-containing protein, protein MNRVDLTPAAAEVIEKLRTQHGPLMFHQSGGCCDGSSPMCYAQGEFIIGASDVRLGQIVGCDFWMSEDQFEYWKHTHLTIDVTPGRGASFSLEIPLGVRFLIRSRLLEPEELANLPPVHTGPLETV, encoded by the coding sequence ATGAATCGTGTTGATCTAACGCCGGCGGCTGCCGAGGTAATTGAAAAGCTCCGGACGCAGCACGGACCGCTGATGTTCCACCAGAGCGGAGGCTGCTGCGATGGCTCTTCGCCCATGTGCTACGCGCAGGGTGAGTTTATTATCGGCGCATCGGACGTTCGGCTGGGGCAGATCGTCGGTTGCGACTTCTGGATGTCGGAAGACCAGTTTGAGTACTGGAAACATACGCATCTGACTATCGACGTCACGCCGGGACGGGGCGCATCGTTCTCGCTCGAAATTCCGTTGGGCGTACGGTTCCTGATCCGGTCGAGGTTACTGGAGCCGGAGGAACTGGCAAACCTACCACCGGTACATACGGGACCGCTGGAAACGGTGTAG
- a CDS encoding DoxX family protein — MNMLHRIEHWGDTHHPNWTDALRIMLGIILVLKGISFISDTRYLSQLVGGLHFDLLPVVLVHYVAFAHLMGGFLIAVGCLTRLMVLLQLPILIGAVFFVNISRGFSPLNSELWLSIIVLFLLLVFLVIGSGRFSMDEYVKQHNH, encoded by the coding sequence ATGAATATGTTGCATCGAATTGAACACTGGGGGGATACGCATCACCCCAACTGGACCGATGCCCTACGCATTATGCTGGGCATTATTCTGGTTCTGAAAGGTATCAGCTTCATCAGCGACACCCGGTATCTCTCCCAACTGGTGGGAGGGCTGCATTTTGATTTGCTGCCGGTTGTTCTGGTGCATTACGTGGCCTTTGCACACCTGATGGGGGGCTTTTTGATTGCAGTCGGCTGTCTGACCCGTTTGATGGTATTACTGCAACTGCCTATCTTGATTGGTGCCGTTTTCTTCGTGAACATTTCGCGGGGCTTCTCTCCGCTCAACTCTGAACTTTGGCTGTCCATCATCGTCCTGTTCCTGCTGCTGGTTTTTCTGGTAATTGGCTCCGGGCGGTTCTCAATGGATGAATACGTCAAACAGCATAATCACTGA
- a CDS encoding spore photoproduct lyase family protein, translating to MPDFNPNLILYTADALNERGEAVVAQYPDAETLEVKQHNRLPELGMNHFKVKSDVLVLGKLKTQDIKWSGRSSDYIAPSLANGCFGGCAYCYVDRHKKVNPITLFTNVEEILASVDKHVHTLPWPKPANQTDPVYWTYDIGCNSDIAVDYSLSDGIRQAFEFYRDHPRAKATFATKFVNRDMLAFDPHRKVRLRFSLMPSHVSKLVDVRTDSIEKRIAAINDFYDAGYEVHVNFSPVIVYGGKQWRDDYRELFRQVDAQLRPEVKAQLKCEVIFLTHNQWQHQANLAINPKAEELLWVPELQENKRSQYGGWNIRYDHQLKSKMVEVFGRLITEEIPWCEIRYSF from the coding sequence ATGCCTGATTTCAATCCTAATCTGATCCTATACACGGCCGATGCTCTTAATGAGCGGGGCGAAGCCGTTGTTGCTCAGTATCCCGATGCCGAAACGCTCGAAGTAAAGCAGCACAACCGGCTGCCAGAGCTGGGCATGAATCACTTCAAGGTGAAGTCCGACGTGCTGGTGCTGGGTAAGCTCAAGACGCAGGACATCAAGTGGAGCGGTCGGAGTTCCGATTACATCGCGCCGAGTCTGGCGAATGGCTGCTTTGGCGGCTGCGCCTATTGCTATGTTGACCGGCACAAAAAAGTGAATCCTATTACGTTATTCACCAACGTTGAAGAAATTCTGGCGTCGGTCGACAAGCACGTACATACGTTGCCGTGGCCAAAACCCGCCAACCAGACTGATCCGGTCTACTGGACCTATGACATTGGCTGCAATTCCGACATTGCAGTCGATTATAGCCTGTCGGACGGCATCCGGCAGGCGTTCGAGTTCTACCGCGACCATCCCCGCGCCAAGGCTACGTTTGCTACCAAGTTCGTAAACCGCGACATGCTGGCGTTTGATCCACACCGTAAGGTTCGTTTGCGGTTTAGCCTGATGCCCTCGCACGTCAGCAAACTAGTCGATGTCCGAACCGATTCAATTGAAAAACGGATTGCCGCCATCAACGACTTTTATGATGCAGGCTACGAAGTGCACGTCAACTTCTCGCCCGTTATTGTGTACGGCGGCAAGCAGTGGCGCGACGACTACCGGGAGTTGTTCCGGCAGGTGGATGCGCAGTTACGCCCTGAAGTTAAGGCGCAGTTGAAGTGCGAGGTTATTTTTCTAACCCATAACCAGTGGCAGCACCAGGCCAATCTGGCCATTAACCCGAAGGCAGAGGAGTTGCTGTGGGTGCCGGAACTGCAGGAAAACAAGCGGAGCCAGTACGGCGGCTGGAATATTCGTTACGACCACCAGCTTAAGAGCAAGATGGTCGAGGTTTTTGGGCGCTTGATAACCGAGGAAATTCCCTGGTGCGAAATCCGCTATAGTTTCTGA
- a CDS encoding DUF2147 domain-containing protein has translation MNKFRLVAILLLFSITLSSATEPNDPDAIVGRWLSARKRNQVQIYKHGNRYFGKLVWMKEPTYAASNKPRMDDNNPDEKLRTRPLLNLMIMSNLDFKGGNVWNDGQIYNPEDGKTYGCEVTLKDPNTLDVRGYVLGIPFLGKTQSWTRVR, from the coding sequence ATGAATAAGTTTCGTCTGGTTGCTATACTCCTTCTGTTTTCGATTACGCTAAGTTCGGCTACTGAGCCCAATGACCCCGATGCTATCGTTGGCCGCTGGCTGAGCGCGCGGAAACGAAATCAGGTGCAGATCTACAAACACGGTAATCGCTACTTCGGGAAACTGGTCTGGATGAAAGAGCCGACTTACGCAGCTTCGAACAAGCCCAGGATGGACGATAATAACCCCGACGAGAAACTGCGGACCCGGCCGCTGCTTAATCTGATGATTATGAGTAATCTGGATTTTAAAGGCGGGAATGTCTGGAATGACGGGCAGATTTATAATCCTGAAGATGGAAAGACCTACGGTTGCGAAGTAACGCTGAAAGATCCGAACACGCTCGATGTTCGTGGCTATGTGCTCGGTATCCCCTTTCTGGGTAAAACCCAAAGCTGGACCCGCGTTAGATAA
- a CDS encoding NUDIX hydrolase, producing MNHPFIAEEIRANGQGFLPGLAIDCVIFGFHQNQLKILLLEYRNTGLFALPGGFVREDEDVNDAARRALVERTGLQDIYLEQFYLFGDQSRHNPAPLRAIMTAKGIEPADSHWLLRRFVTVGYYALVDFTKAVPKADALADSCDWYDLTHLPVLMLDHKTIVQKALETLRVNLDQRQMGLRHLATPLLPETFTMGELQNLYETILGQKLRRTSFQRKMLSLGILERLDKKYSGGAHKAPYLYRFAENAIGSQN from the coding sequence ATGAATCACCCGTTTATTGCTGAAGAAATCCGCGCGAATGGGCAGGGCTTTTTGCCGGGGCTGGCGATCGACTGCGTCATTTTTGGGTTTCATCAGAATCAGTTGAAAATTCTGCTGCTTGAATACCGGAACACAGGCCTGTTTGCCCTGCCGGGAGGCTTTGTCCGCGAGGACGAGGACGTCAATGATGCCGCCCGGCGGGCGCTGGTCGAACGGACTGGTTTGCAGGATATTTATCTGGAGCAGTTTTATCTTTTCGGCGATCAGTCCCGGCATAACCCGGCTCCGCTCCGGGCAATCATGACCGCAAAAGGAATTGAACCTGCGGATTCACACTGGCTGCTGCGCCGGTTTGTGACGGTAGGCTATTACGCCCTGGTCGATTTCACGAAGGCGGTTCCAAAGGCCGATGCGCTGGCGGACAGTTGTGACTGGTACGATCTAACTCATTTGCCGGTTTTGATGTTAGACCATAAAACCATCGTGCAGAAGGCGTTGGAGACCCTACGGGTTAATCTTGATCAGCGCCAGATGGGGTTGAGGCACCTGGCTACGCCATTGCTGCCGGAAACCTTCACGATGGGCGAATTGCAAAACCTGTACGAGACTATTCTTGGACAAAAACTTAGGCGGACCAGTTTCCAGCGGAAGATGCTTAGTCTGGGAATTCTGGAGCGGCTCGATAAGAAATACAGTGGTGGCGCGCATAAAGCGCCGTACCTGTACCGCTTCGCGGAAAACGCCATTGGTAGCCAGAATTAA
- a CDS encoding carboxylesterase/lipase family protein produces MKTSLILLAMVLQLSPAAFAQEGKSPQAKTANGVLEGTLEPSGIRSFKGIPFAQPPVGDLRWREPQPTKNWTGVRQANKFGPRAMQRAIFGDMGFRSDGMSEDCLYLNVWTPAKSEKERLPVLVYFYGGGFVAGDGSEARYDGENMASKGIVTLTVNYRLGAFGFMAHPELTKESPHHASGNYGYLDQSAALRWVQQNIAAFGGDPKRVTIAGESAGSISVSAQMASPLSKNLIAGAIGESGSLLGTLPPTSLSEAEQSGVKFAEQVGAKSLAELRAMPAEKLLEATANPNTPRFSSNVDGYFFPKSPFAIFAAGEQAKVPLLVGWNSEEMNYRMVLGKEAPTTENYTKAVQKLYGERSAEALKAYASAADTDVEQVATDLAGDRFIGYSTWKWADLQSKTGGGQPVYRYFYTRPRPAMTPEMGDAAPGLAGGVVKGNNTAAMKVPPARGAVHSAEIEYAMGNLATNKVYAWTPEDYKVSETMQNYFANFIKTGNPNGSGLPNWPKANSGNTVQYMRLDVDSRAETEKNRDRYLFLDQFSTK; encoded by the coding sequence ATGAAAACAAGCCTGATTCTTTTAGCGATGGTTCTTCAGCTTAGCCCGGCGGCTTTTGCGCAGGAGGGCAAATCGCCCCAAGCCAAAACAGCCAATGGTGTGCTTGAAGGCACCCTTGAGCCGAGTGGCATCCGTTCTTTCAAAGGCATTCCCTTTGCTCAGCCGCCCGTTGGCGACCTGCGCTGGCGGGAGCCGCAGCCAACCAAAAACTGGACGGGTGTTCGTCAGGCCAACAAGTTTGGTCCCCGCGCCATGCAGCGCGCCATCTTCGGCGATATGGGGTTCCGTTCGGATGGTATGAGTGAAGACTGTCTCTATCTGAACGTCTGGACACCCGCCAAATCGGAAAAAGAGCGGCTGCCGGTGCTGGTTTATTTCTACGGGGGCGGCTTTGTGGCCGGTGATGGCTCGGAGGCCCGCTACGACGGCGAAAACATGGCCAGCAAAGGCATCGTAACGCTTACGGTGAACTACCGTCTGGGCGCCTTCGGCTTTATGGCCCACCCGGAGCTAACCAAAGAGTCTCCGCACCATGCGTCGGGTAATTATGGCTACCTGGATCAGAGCGCGGCTTTGCGCTGGGTTCAGCAGAACATTGCCGCCTTTGGGGGCGACCCGAAGCGGGTGACCATCGCTGGTGAGTCGGCGGGATCGATTTCGGTGAGTGCCCAGATGGCCTCTCCCCTGTCGAAAAACCTGATTGCGGGCGCCATTGGCGAAAGCGGTTCCCTGCTGGGTACGCTGCCGCCGACCTCCCTGTCGGAGGCCGAGCAGAGCGGTGTGAAATTCGCCGAGCAGGTAGGTGCCAAATCGCTGGCTGAACTGCGGGCGATGCCCGCCGAGAAACTCCTCGAAGCGACGGCTAACCCCAACACGCCCCGTTTTTCATCGAACGTAGATGGCTACTTCTTCCCAAAATCGCCATTCGCCATTTTTGCGGCTGGCGAACAGGCTAAAGTCCCGCTGCTGGTTGGCTGGAACTCCGAAGAAATGAACTACCGCATGGTTCTGGGTAAAGAAGCGCCGACAACGGAGAATTATACAAAAGCCGTTCAGAAACTCTATGGCGAGCGGTCCGCTGAGGCTTTGAAAGCCTATGCCAGTGCCGCCGACACAGACGTTGAGCAGGTAGCTACTGACCTCGCCGGCGACCGGTTTATTGGCTACAGCACCTGGAAATGGGCCGATCTGCAAAGCAAAACCGGGGGGGGCCAACCTGTTTATCGGTATTTCTATACGCGCCCTCGTCCAGCCATGACGCCGGAAATGGGTGATGCCGCACCCGGTCTGGCGGGTGGTGTTGTCAAAGGCAACAACACGGCCGCCATGAAGGTGCCACCCGCCCGTGGGGCCGTACACTCAGCCGAGATTGAGTACGCGATGGGTAACCTGGCCACGAACAAAGTCTATGCCTGGACACCGGAAGACTACAAGGTTTCGGAAACTATGCAGAATTATTTCGCCAACTTCATTAAGACCGGCAACCCCAACGGTTCGGGCCTGCCTAACTGGCCCAAAGCCAATAGCGGTAACACCGTTCAGTATATGCGCCTTGACGTTGATTCCCGTGCCGAAACAGAGAAGAACCGGGATCGGTACCTCTTCCTGGATCAGTTTTCGACCAAATAG
- a CDS encoding extracellular solute-binding protein: MQKLGLIAGVLGVLMGGCQQPQTERPLLFWCSNNAAEITFAREFTNRWQREHPDQPLRYQPIPEGQSSEEIILASVVGKTTPDIYANMWQGSVEMYARAGVLVPLDTISGFLPFLRDRCDSSTIREITSSDGHIYQVPWKVNPIMTLCNTRLVNGPGLTGPPYTYSSYLNAGKHLTKDLNHDGYTDQWLGYTEVKAIWYQRFFNFYPLYLAASNGGSLVSREPGQPARAAFNNRHAVDVFRFLQQLYRNGYYSKERQSATRDPFLDQRIATSFTGPWQVGFLERYKDPRLQYDAWPMPVPDTHTGPVYTYGDPKNIVIFNTCPDPRAAWAFVKTLIDEPGDLRLMELTGQFPHRRNVDTDPYFSDFLRKNPKLLPFAKQTQYIRGVDNSEVIVEVFDIISQEYEACVVYDRKSPEDAIRDAAKAVDVLLMNDRGKDQASVF; the protein is encoded by the coding sequence ATGCAGAAACTTGGACTGATTGCGGGTGTCTTAGGGGTGTTGATGGGCGGTTGCCAGCAGCCGCAAACCGAGCGCCCCCTGCTGTTCTGGTGTTCAAACAACGCGGCCGAAATCACCTTTGCCCGCGAGTTTACCAACCGCTGGCAACGCGAGCATCCCGACCAGCCCCTGCGCTACCAGCCCATCCCCGAAGGCCAGTCGAGCGAGGAGATCATCCTGGCGTCGGTCGTAGGCAAAACCACCCCCGACATCTACGCCAATATGTGGCAGGGCAGCGTCGAAATGTATGCCCGGGCCGGAGTGCTGGTGCCGCTCGACACCATCAGCGGGTTCCTGCCCTTCCTGCGCGACCGTTGCGACAGCAGTACCATCCGGGAGATTACGTCGTCGGACGGTCATATTTATCAGGTCCCCTGGAAGGTGAACCCGATCATGACGCTCTGCAACACCCGACTGGTCAACGGGCCGGGTCTGACCGGGCCACCTTATACGTATTCCAGCTATCTGAACGCCGGTAAACACCTAACCAAAGATCTAAACCATGACGGCTACACTGATCAGTGGCTGGGCTATACGGAGGTGAAGGCGATCTGGTACCAGCGGTTCTTCAACTTTTACCCCCTGTATCTGGCTGCATCCAATGGCGGTTCTTTGGTAAGCCGAGAACCCGGACAACCCGCCCGGGCCGCGTTCAACAACCGTCATGCCGTAGACGTTTTTCGGTTCCTGCAGCAGTTGTACCGTAACGGCTATTACTCCAAAGAGCGGCAGTCGGCCACACGTGACCCGTTCCTGGATCAGCGCATTGCAACGTCGTTTACGGGGCCGTGGCAGGTTGGCTTTCTGGAACGTTACAAAGACCCCAGGCTGCAATACGACGCCTGGCCAATGCCCGTCCCCGATACGCATACCGGCCCGGTTTACACCTACGGCGACCCGAAGAACATTGTCATTTTCAACACCTGTCCCGACCCACGAGCGGCCTGGGCATTCGTGAAAACGCTGATCGATGAACCCGGCGACCTGCGGCTCATGGAACTGACGGGGCAGTTTCCGCACCGACGTAACGTCGACACCGACCCGTACTTCAGCGACTTTCTCAGAAAAAACCCGAAACTTCTTCCCTTCGCTAAACAGACGCAGTACATCAGGGGTGTGGACAACAGCGAGGTGATCGTGGAGGTATTCGACATTATTTCGCAGGAGTACGAAGCCTGCGTGGTGTATGACCGAAAAAGCCCCGAAGATGCCATCCGCGATGCGGCAAAAGCCGTTGACGTACTATTAATGAACGACCGCGGGAAAGATCAGGCAAGCGTATTTTAA
- a CDS encoding carbohydrate ABC transporter permease: MKKLLPYWLVSPYILYFCVFIAFPVVFSVVLTFHSWNIISPMEFIGLDNYIQLVNDRLFWQALYNTLRFLVVHIPLQIVVALALAEFLNQKIRGQAFFRGAFFLPVIVSGVVVTILWQQLLGFNAGILNRGLTALSLPKIPWLEDPDIAMYAIALMATWKNVGLYVILFLVGLQTVPVQYYEAADMEGATHWQKFRYITLPMINPTIFMVVVLSTIGGFSLFIEPYIMTEGGPLNSTLSAVMYIYKQAFQYYHMGYSATLGFFFALLILGVVAIQKRYVEQEV; the protein is encoded by the coding sequence ATGAAAAAGCTTCTTCCCTACTGGCTGGTTTCGCCCTACATTCTGTATTTCTGCGTGTTCATCGCGTTTCCGGTGGTGTTCTCTGTGGTGCTCACCTTCCATAGCTGGAATATTATCTCGCCTATGGAGTTTATTGGGCTGGATAACTATATCCAGCTCGTCAACGACCGCTTGTTCTGGCAGGCGCTGTATAATACGCTGCGCTTTCTGGTTGTGCACATTCCTTTACAGATTGTCGTGGCGCTGGCCCTGGCCGAGTTTCTGAACCAGAAAATCCGGGGACAGGCGTTTTTCCGGGGGGCATTTTTCCTGCCGGTCATTGTGTCGGGGGTGGTCGTTACGATCCTCTGGCAGCAGTTACTGGGGTTCAACGCGGGTATCCTGAACCGGGGACTGACGGCCCTCTCTCTGCCGAAAATACCCTGGCTGGAAGACCCCGACATCGCCATGTATGCCATCGCGTTGATGGCTACCTGGAAGAACGTCGGTCTTTACGTCATTCTGTTTCTGGTGGGTCTGCAGACCGTGCCAGTGCAGTATTACGAAGCCGCCGATATGGAAGGCGCTACGCACTGGCAGAAGTTTCGGTACATAACCTTGCCGATGATCAACCCAACGATTTTTATGGTTGTCGTGCTGTCGACTATCGGTGGCTTTTCGCTGTTCATCGAGCCGTATATCATGACCGAAGGCGGCCCGCTGAACAGCACGCTTTCGGCCGTCATGTATATCTATAAACAGGCTTTTCAGTATTATCACATGGGGTACTCGGCCACGCTGGGGTTCTTTTTTGCTTTATTGATTCTGGGCGTCGTGGCCATTCAGAAACGCTACGTCGAACAGGAGGTATAG
- a CDS encoding carbohydrate ABC transporter permease has product MKIVRYVLLLLAALSFVYPFIWMISASLSSEHGIGSLTLLPVDLTLRNYTTVFERIPLGRAFVNSLLVALVTTSLVVVLGAMVGYALARLRFRGRNAIFYLIIFTMTLPFQITLIPNYITMVKLGWVDTYFALIVPFVMNSLAVLLFRQAFAGLPQALIDAARIDGCSELRIIFQILLPNILPTVLTVTILTFMGLWNEALWPLIVIRDESTMTMPQMVTLFSVGGRADAQLGVKLAAAVMLALPILIVYLFFQKHFIRSMASSGLKD; this is encoded by the coding sequence ATGAAAATAGTCCGTTACGTATTGCTTCTTCTGGCGGCTCTGTCGTTTGTTTATCCGTTTATCTGGATGATCAGCGCATCGCTGTCGTCGGAGCATGGCATTGGTTCGCTGACACTACTGCCGGTTGACCTGACTCTCCGCAACTACACGACCGTCTTTGAGCGGATACCGCTTGGGCGGGCCTTCGTTAATAGTTTGCTGGTAGCGCTTGTCACCACCAGCCTGGTCGTCGTGCTGGGCGCAATGGTTGGCTACGCCCTGGCGCGGCTACGGTTTCGGGGACGTAACGCGATATTCTACCTGATCATCTTCACGATGACCCTTCCCTTCCAGATTACGCTGATCCCCAATTACATTACAATGGTGAAGCTGGGCTGGGTCGATACCTATTTCGCCCTGATTGTGCCGTTCGTGATGAACTCACTGGCGGTGCTGCTGTTCCGACAGGCGTTTGCGGGTCTGCCCCAGGCCCTGATCGATGCCGCCCGCATCGACGGCTGTAGTGAACTGCGGATTATTTTTCAGATTCTGCTGCCCAACATTCTCCCGACCGTACTGACCGTAACGATCCTGACTTTTATGGGTTTATGGAACGAAGCCCTCTGGCCGCTGATCGTTATCCGCGACGAATCGACAATGACCATGCCCCAGATGGTAACCCTGTTTTCGGTGGGTGGCCGGGCTGATGCCCAACTGGGGGTAAAATTGGCCGCAGCCGTCATGCTGGCCCTGCCCATTCTGATTGTGTACCTGTTTTTTCAGAAGCATTTTATCCGCAGCATGGCCTCGTCCGGCCTGAAGGACTGA
- a CDS encoding glycoside hydrolase family 130 protein — protein sequence MINVNRTAIRFSANPERLIARYLFLHGPHRVLHISERIAKFSEDEVDAILAETRQRFGERHRNLEAAFERNYTKAVEQMEREPAGFSPNRRLLLGACLTMEYSTQAAALFNPSIVPHPDHSGLEEGTIRFVMSLRATGEGHISSIEFRTGTVSQQGFIHLDEADRFATSSEKDLRKTYTREFVKRRLSYFPHTDDGLLDALPAEFDLAQATKRLNELATQTSSPTFQPTRRAILTILDTNYDVTTDAEAPLHERVIFPNAKGESKGMEDVRFVKFRDDDGSERYYSSYTAYDGKTIKTQLMETTDFIRFSVRTMYGDAIQDKGMALLPEKINGQYVMISRQGGEYINIMFSRDLYFWDTYETLLTPRFPWEVIQLGNCGSPIKTDQGWLLLTHGVGPVRRYVLGVALLDLNDPKKVLARTPEPLIYPLESEREGYVPNVVYTCGWLDHGDLIVVPYAMSDSACGMITLSKQELLDELLANPSV from the coding sequence ATGATCAACGTTAACCGCACTGCCATTCGTTTTTCCGCTAATCCCGAACGGCTCATTGCCCGCTATCTGTTTCTTCATGGTCCACACCGCGTCCTGCACATCAGCGAGCGAATCGCTAAATTTTCGGAGGATGAGGTAGATGCTATCCTGGCCGAAACCCGGCAGCGATTCGGCGAACGGCATCGCAACCTCGAAGCCGCCTTCGAGCGAAATTATACGAAAGCCGTTGAACAGATGGAGCGTGAACCCGCCGGGTTTTCGCCCAATCGTCGGCTGCTGCTGGGGGCCTGCCTCACCATGGAATACTCAACCCAGGCAGCTGCGCTCTTTAACCCTTCGATTGTGCCTCACCCCGATCATTCGGGTCTGGAAGAAGGCACCATTCGGTTTGTCATGAGTTTACGGGCAACGGGCGAAGGTCATATTTCGTCCATTGAATTCCGGACCGGCACCGTTTCGCAGCAAGGATTTATCCATCTGGACGAAGCCGACCGCTTTGCGACCAGTTCCGAGAAAGATCTGCGCAAAACCTATACCCGCGAATTCGTCAAACGTCGGCTTTCCTACTTTCCGCATACCGACGACGGCCTGCTTGACGCGCTTCCGGCTGAGTTCGATCTGGCTCAGGCGACAAAACGGCTGAATGAGCTGGCAACGCAAACCAGCAGCCCGACGTTTCAGCCAACGCGCCGGGCCATCCTGACCATTCTAGATACGAATTATGACGTAACCACGGATGCAGAAGCCCCCTTGCACGAACGGGTCATTTTCCCAAACGCCAAGGGCGAGAGCAAAGGGATGGAGGACGTTCGGTTCGTTAAATTTCGCGATGACGACGGCTCCGAACGCTATTACAGCTCCTACACGGCTTATGACGGTAAGACCATCAAAACCCAGCTGATGGAAACCACGGACTTTATCCGCTTCAGCGTCCGCACCATGTATGGCGACGCGATTCAGGATAAGGGCATGGCGTTGCTCCCCGAAAAAATAAACGGGCAGTACGTCATGATCAGCCGACAGGGTGGCGAATATATCAACATCATGTTTTCCCGCGATCTGTATTTCTGGGATACGTACGAAACATTGCTGACGCCCAGGTTCCCCTGGGAGGTGATTCAGCTAGGCAACTGCGGCTCACCCATCAAAACCGATCAGGGCTGGTTACTGCTTACGCACGGCGTGGGTCCGGTCCGGCGTTACGTCCTGGGCGTAGCTCTACTGGACCTCAACGACCCAAAGAAGGTGCTGGCCCGAACGCCGGAGCCGCTGATTTACCCACTCGAATCCGAGCGGGAAGGCTACGTTCCGAACGTAGTGTACACCTGCGGCTGGCTGGACCACGGCGATCTGATCGTTGTTCCCTACGCCATGTCCGACTCAGCCTGTGGTATGATTACTCTATCCAAACAGGAACTGCTGGATGAACTGCTAGCCAACCCGTCGGTATGA